From a single Pseudorasbora parva isolate DD20220531a chromosome 17, ASM2467924v1, whole genome shotgun sequence genomic region:
- the pcnx4 gene encoding pecanex-like protein 4, with amino-acid sequence MGPDVPLLNDYKQEFFWKRFPQTVLGGLRLKLGYCAPPYVYVHQLVLFLTPWLLGGIGTLLYQLRVLDEAFAGVVSGVLMLGVGATLQGLARCVARRTGLVQRLPAVNNILADEEEVEFTHCVAPETVQFVVPGKKFVGNIVLHTFLAGTLCGLSTWYLLPDRLSSLYGHTDAGLGAVVPLFALSWMTVCIGEYSLIVNTATETATFQPQDTYEITPLNRPLYILSFIAVDLALRFSGSGVVELQVAAQVLHVMFVALPVLWALGMLSPLDALLLWAMEQTLVYGLGGSAMSTNIRLLVMFLSSVCVAICSFFIPSSLGVVLFTVIMGYLLSQDLTQLLVLVKGTSPTLGLGWWGLPLSLLFIIGALTEAGLLHQLYLIDSGNLTLGVNSVKHWESSVVPPSPQEAIGWLLIALFLITRLLRELQGACVLGGALLNPLYPKRVMTAHAFRRKTHGLRVAGIIRRILLNLVSPLAMIAFLSVDESLEKLHTASLAIGFTRAFRMVWQSSEAALLQMVLVVIIRLAGGHSVARWHELGTTLQLILVSLVVNRVSQFVCKLSFALTVLITSWTESKQRRQSAGTLLALNAALCPLLLGVVALSALLSAPLLPLFTLPVFLVGFPRPLRSWPGTPGTACPCPDSVYYQQLCKRLASAIRPALANGEFGSCTPGSHYLGRFQGRLLWISVLERGYGYCSVNIKGLELQETSCHTVEARRVDEVFEGAFDHVERPGQCFRLLNPHWGNALTPCSMLPVRVYSDAQNVLTGIIDSPDHLRQLNSDFLKTLVWILLRYCVHELTRGARRTKGQGVQNSGRKSQSSQHAVPSEPDPAVVTVAMDSQVRPESSSSCHLRGRDSSSLSSFADWSDEDDLFGPVTMRRPMRMMVRTDEGQTELGLGVSLPGSVEIHSLYESMALSSLPTLRPLGLGLGLGLPIVDKGKDKIPARTSATVPSNSQPLHFTSPHSELFSLPAEWRTAQFTPSKLQVLRPCFPEAWFCFCLSQLVVESFGEGEFEQVTVGLQEDRALRELYTQVVLSCCVALGADAQVFSPNLLFRLYCGDGPWTEGLEWLRANKELHQLTLRAFRYSVKLLVDQASLGPVESLDELYTTLQDYHDNWFIGLVTDHSWQDSVVQEKPFLFSLGHDLTMGAYTSRVLSLQENLVQVGVLNEEGVRGQWANLSWELLYATNDDEERYSIQAHPVMLRNLTVQAADPPLGYPIYSSPPIHLRCL; translated from the exons ATGGGGCCTGATGTGCCCCTGCTTAACGACTACAAGCAGGAGTTCTTCTGGAAGCGCTTCCCTCAGACTGTCTTAGGTGGGCTGAGGCTGAAACTCGGTTACTGTGCCCCACCATATGTCTATGTGCACCAGCTGGTGTTATTCCTGACACCATGGCTGTTGGGAGGCATTGGGACCCTCTTGTACCAACTGAGGGTGCTGGATGAAGCCTTTGCGGGCGTTGTTTCAGGTGTGCTCATGCTGGGTGTGGGTGCCACCCTTCAGGGACTAGCACGGTGTGTGGCACGTAGGACAGGATTGGTACAAAGGCTGCCTGCTGTCAATAATATTCTTGCAGACGAGGAGGAGGTGGAGTTTACTCACTGCGTGGCTCCTGAGACGGTGCAATTTGTGGTGCCTGGAAAGAAGTTTGTGGGAAATATAGTTTTGCACACCTTTCTTGCCGGCACACTATGTGGGTTGTCCACATGGTACCTGCTGCCGGACCGACTGAGCAGCCTGTATGGGCACACGGATGCAGGACTGGGAGCTGTCGTACCTTTGTTTGCCCTGAGCTGGATGACTGTCTGTATCGGGGAGTATTCGCTCATCGTCAACACGGCTACAGAAACGGCAACTTTTCAGCCACAGGATACATATGAGATCACACCGCTAAACAGACCGCTCTACATACTCTCTTTCATCGCTGTGGACCTGGCTCTAAG GTTTTCAGGTTCTGGTGTGGTGGAATTGCAAGTAGCAGCTCAGGTGCTTCATGTGATGTTTGTGGCTCTGCCAGTGCTTTGGGCTTTGGGAATGCTTTCTCCGCTGGACGCTCTTCTGCTGTGGGCCATGGAACAGACCTTGGTGTATGGCCTGGGTGGGTCAGCCATGTCCACCAACATCAG GCTCTTGGTGATGTTTCTGTCATCCGTGTGTGTTGCCATCTGTAGCTTCTTCATTCCCTCCTCATTGGGTGTGGTTCTATTCACCGTCATCATGGGTTACCTCCTCAGCCAGGACCTGACCCAGCTGCTGGTGCTGGTCAAGGGAACCTCTCCGACATTGGGTCTGGGCTGGTGGGGGCTTCCTCTTTCACTGCTGTTCATAATAGGAGCCTTAACTGAAGCTGGACTCCTTCATCAGCTGTATCTAATTGACTCTGGGAATCTAACGTTAGGTGTAAATTCTGTAAAGCATTGGGAATCTTCTGTGGTACCTCCAAGTCCTCAAGAGGCTATCGGCTGGCTCCTTATTGCTCTTTTTCTCATCACCCGTCTGCTGAGAGAGCTCCAGGGGGCTTGCGTGCTTGGAGGTGCCTTGCTCAACCCACTCTACCCCAAAAGGGTCATGACTGCCCATGCTTTCAGACGGAAGACTCATGGTCTGCGTGTCGCTGGAATCATCCGGAGGATCTTGTTGAACCTGG TGAGTCCGTTGGCTATGATTGCTTTCTTGTCTGTGGATGAATCTCTAGAGAAGCTGCACACAGCCTCTCTCGCCATTGGCTTTACACGGGCATTCAGGATG GTGTGGCAGAGCTCTGAGGCTGCTCTGCTGCAGATGGTGCTGGTGGTGATCATTAGACTTGCAGGGGGCCACAGTGTTGCACGCTGGCATGAGTTGGGCACTACATTGCAGCTAATTCTG GTCTCTTTGGTTGTGAATCGTGTGTCACAGTTTGTATGTAAGCTGAGTTTCGCTCTTACGGTGTTGATTACATCCTGGACGGAGAGTAAACAGCGTCGTCAGTCAGCGGGCACTTTGTTGGCACTTAACGCTGCACTGTGCCCTCTTCTGCTGGGTGTTGTGGCTCTTTCTGCCCTTCTGTCTGCCCCTCTGCTTCCTTTATTCACACTACCTGTGTTCCTGGTGGGATTTCCCAGGCCGCTGCGCTCGTGGCCGGGCACCCCAGGCACCGCCTGCCCTTGCCCAGATTCTGTTTATTACCAGCAGCTCTGCAAAAGACTGGCATCAGCTATCAGACCCGCACTCGCTAATGGCGAATTTG GTTCCTGTACTCCGGGATCTCATTACCTTGGTCGCTTTCAGGGTCGACTTCTGTGGATCTCTGTTCTAGAGAGAGGCTACGGCTATTGCTCTGTCAACATAAAG GGTCTGGAACTACAGGAAACATCATGCCACACAGTGGAAGCTCGGCGTGTGGATGAGGTTTTTGAAGGAGCCTTTGATCACGTGGAGCGGCCCGGCCAGTGTTTCCGACTTTTGAACCCTCACTGGGGTAATGCTCTGACCCCCTGCTCTATGTTGCCTGTCAGGGTTTACTCTGACGCCCAGAACGTTCTAACAGGAATCATTGACTCGCCTGACCACCTGCGTCAGCTCAACTCTGACTTTCTTAAAACACTAGTCTGGATTTTATTGCGTTACTGTGTACATGAATTGACACGTGGTGCTCGGCGAACTAAAGGTCAGGGTGTACAGAATTCTGGACGCAAATCTCAGAGCTCCCAGCATGCCGTGCCCTCAGAGCCAGATCCGGCTGTGGTTACAGTCGCCATGGACTCTCAAGTACGCCCTGAATCCTCTTCATCCTGTCACTTGAGGGGGCGGGACAGCTCCAGCCTCTCATCCTTTGCTGATTGGTCAGACGAGGATGATCTCTTCGGTCCAGTCACCATGCGGCGACCGATGAGAATGATGGTGCGGACAGATGAAGGGCAGACCGAGTTAGGGTTGGGAGTGTCTCTTCCAGGTTCTGTTGAAATCCACAGCCTGTATGAGAGCATGGCCCTGTCTTCCCTCCCTACACTTAGACCTCTGGGTCTGGGTTTGGGACTCGGCCTGCCCATCGTAGATAAAGGGAAAGATAAAATCCCTGCACGCACTTCGGCCACCGTCCCAAGTAACTCCCAGCCTCTCCACTTCACTAGCCCTCACTCAGAGCTCTTCTCTCTGCCCGCAGAGTGGCGCACCGCCCAATTCACTCCCTCCAAACTCCAGGTACTGCGACCCTGCTTCCCAGAGGCCTGGTTCTGCTTCTGTTTGTCCCAGCTGGTGGTGGAGAGCTTTGGGGAGGGAGAGTTTGAGCAGGTGACAGTGGGTTTGCAGGAGGACCGTGCCCTGCGGGAGCTTTATACCCAGGTGGTGCTATCATGCTGTGTGGCACTGGGGGCAGATGCTCAGGTGTTTAGCCCCAATCTGCTGTTCAGGCTGTATTGCGGGGACGGCCCATGGACCGAGGGACTTGAGTGGCTCCGAGCCAATAAAGAGCTGCATCAGCTCACACTCAGGGCTTTCAG gtacAGTGTAAAACTGTTGGTAGATCAGGCATCTCTTGGTCCGGTAGAGAGTCTGGATGAGCTATACACAACTTTACAGGATTACCATGACAACTGGTTCATCGGCCTGGTAACAGACCACAGTTGGCAAGACAGTGTTGTACAAGAGAAGCCCTTCCTATTCTCTCTCGGACATGATCTCACCATG
- the lrrc9 gene encoding leucine-rich repeat-containing protein 9 isoform X2, with protein sequence MTSDLTHEQRLQLKLDALKDRLKFWELRLEEVMSCHQRNVALASDRKEMMVHFLLLELETVGNIRFEEGNTSEPWFTSCYDLLLSRFCVWDYKPQHITGIKINRIIRIHNRALRQRFQDKVHSLLCRRESSPFSQNYKCCMEYLFYVPDPEHSCESDEILQIPEKGFKTADAYKALGRERAVPLSNSVSVSDRLRMAFMQRKSCSTLGSSPADPLPFRHGQLIISKVFLGRSAAVKEGLPIDCDHYPKANSVYLSTSSKQQTQTALTDMLCPANLPDSCDCRQQQRLWYIFDHEMVMPEYLVDFEYVSQDTTQPSLDSPSGSHTSPADASSVSCAELDLDEEALNMEPILKPHPKMLSLDEKSILTVARANILSQITVLNLHGNSLNKLPEISRLTALKHLTLSFNEFTHLNDISHMPNLEYLDVSFNHISSLEGLLGLGRLIELDLRWNQLTRVRDDMNVLRNHAPALLRLDTRHNPWHRNDTHVRMVILGRLRTLTHLDDGLVMEEVAAAAVQGVARSRINQASLMTHSRIDSERPRSLSLHSTAHLLTQISPSPWKLSQELESGWTTKITALNLDGQRLTRLSNLDRLVNLRWASFDNNDLTRIEGMEHCLLLEELSLNNNSISRLEGLCAMHRLTRLSINSNHLQCLDGDVLDRLPNLHFLSVENNIISSLHGLQRSRSLFELYAGNNDISTTRDIYHLKALSSLIILDLYGNPLVNKLENYRIYMVFHLPSLKALDGVAVEMCESENAKDVFEGRLNADMVAEKLGHTNYRELSELNLQSSAVRMVDLVPSHFFGNLRSINLDHNNLTSFSGLIFLPNIKVLSLNYNHIESILPRQKVQSHMSNKQILYHKVSSSGYGQQNSRPSREGLPGDNLEPLMSSLEVLHLGHNGISNLINLQIGRLTNLRALFLQGNDISQVDGLDGLRRLRELVLDRNRIKSLSENSFSGQGVLLDLHLAENRIRELNHLQPLKGLRRLFLDMNKIQDTLELEKLEVLPSLIELSVMGNPMCVLQVTRRSLHRPPVVLHLSTLQVLDGITVTLEERTRAELLNNEAQVSNSGAEMMLPGLVPLVTRPAPLRGAVIHTVIPDQDDSHDTSRYKKQRAVASLLRGVQSDINLRQIRGSSSHYMTALQQTGFRVLSNFPKADPETRYLCQSGARPPPPPPPPL encoded by the exons ATGACCTCTGACCTTACTCACGAGCAGAGACTGCAGCTCAAACTGGATGCTCTCAAAGACCGACTGAAATTCTGGGAACTGCGTTTGGAGGA gGTAATGTCATGTCACCAGCGTAATGTAGCTTTGGCCTCAGATAGAAAGGAGATGATGGTGCACTTCCTGCTGTTGGAACTGGAAACCGTGGGGAACATTCGTTTTGAGGAGGGAAACACCAGCGAGCCCTG GTTCACGTCCTGTTATGATCTTTTGCTATCTCGTTTCTGTGTGTGGGATTATAAACCTCAGCACATCACTGGCATTAAGATCAATCGAATCATACGTATTCATAACCGAGCCCTAAGGCAACGCTTCCAGGACAAAGTGCACTCTCTGCTCTGCAGACGGGAATCTTCACCCTTCTCACA GAACTATAAATGCTGCATGGAGTATCTGTTCTACGTGCCTGATCCAGAACACTCCTGTGAAAGTGATGAGATACTACAAATCCCAGAAAAGGGTTTTAAAACTGCTGATGCATATAAG GcgttaggcagagagagagccGTCCCCCTCTCTAACAGTGTGAGCGTGTCTGATCGACTGAGAATGGCATTCATGCAGAGGAAGAGCTGTTCAACATTGGGAAGTAGCCCTGCAGACCCTCTTCCCTTCAGACATG GTCAGTTGATCATTTCTAAAGTGTTCCTGGGCCGCAGTGCTGCAGTTAAGGAGGGTCTCCCTATAGATTGCGATCATTACCCAAAAGCAAACTCTGTCTATCTCAGTACCAGCTCTAAACAGCAAACGCAAACTGCACTAACAG ACATGCTGTGTCCCGCCAACCTGCCAGACAGCTGCGACTGTAGACAGCAGCAGAGACTGTGGTACATTTTTGACCATGAAATGGTAATGCCAGAATACCTTGTGGACTTTGAATACGTATCACAG GACACAACCCAGCCTTCTTTAGACTCCCCGTCCGGTTCTCATACATCCCCCGCTGATGCTTCATCTGTGTCCTGTGCTGAGCTAGACCTGGACGAGGAGGCATTAAATATGGAACCCATCCTGAAGCCCCACCCTAAAATGCTCAGCCTAGATGAGAAATCCATACTGACAGTGGCCAGAGCAAACATCCTCAGCCAGATCACA GTGCTGAATCTTCATGGCAACAGTCTGAATAAACTGCCTGAGATTTCTCGGCTCACGGCTCTAAAGCATCTTACCCTTAGCTTCAATGAGTTCACTCATCTGAATGATATTTCACACATG CCAAATCTGGAGTATCTGGATGTTAGTTTTAACCATATTTCCTCTTTGGAGGGTTTGCTTGGACTTGGTCGGCTCATAGAACTGGATCTTCGCTGGAATCAGCTGACCCGAGTCAGGGATGACATGAACGTTTTGCGTAACCACGCCCCAGCCCTGCTTCGACTGGACACACGGCACAATCCTTGGCACAGG AATGATACACATGTGCGTATGGTGATTCTCGGCCGGCTAAGGACTCTCACTCATTTGGATGATGGTTTAGTGATGGAGGAAgtagctgctgctgctgttcaAGGGGTTGCTCGATCTAGAATCAACCAG GCATCTCTGATGACCCATTCTCGGATTGACAGTGAACGTCCCCGCAGTCTGAGTTTGCACTCTACAGCACACCTGCTCACACAGATCAGCCCGTCTCCATGGAAACTCTCGCAAGAGCTCGAGTCAGGCTGGACCACCAAA ATCACAGCGCTGAATCTTGATGGTCAGCGGTTGACCCGGCTCAGTAATCTAGACCGGCTGGTGAATCTACGCTGGGCTTCTTTTGATAATAATGATTTAACCCGAATTGAGGGAATGGAACACTGCCTACTACTGGAGGAACTTTCCCTTAACAACAACAGTATCAGCAGACTTGAAG GTTTGTGTGCGATGCATCGTCTGACACGTCTGAGCATTAACAGCAACCACCTACAGTGTTTAGACGGGGATGTGTTAGACCGGCTACCCAaccttcacttcctgtctgtaGAGAACAACATCATCTCTTCTCTGCATGGACTCCAAAGGTCACGGTCCTTATTCGAGCTGTATGCTGGCAACAATGACATCAGCACCACCCGAGACATATACCATTTAAAG GCACTGTCTAGTTTAATTATTCTGGATCTCTATGGGAATCCCCTAGTTAACAAACTGGAGAACTACAGGATATACATGGTTTTCCATCTGCCATCACTCAAAGCACTGGATGGAGTAGCTGTG GAAATGTGCGAATCAGAAAATGCTAAAGACGTGTTTGAAGGGCGACTCAATGCAGATATGGTGGCCGAGAAGCTGGGCCATACCAACTACAGGGAACTGTCCGAGCTCAACCTGCAGTCCAGCGCAGTCAG GATGGTGGATCTCGTTCCTTCTCATTTTTTTGGTAATTTACGCAGTATTAATCTAGACCACAATAACCTCACCTCATTCAGTGGTCTGATCTTCCTGCCCAACATTAAG GTGTTATCTCTGAACTATAACCACATTGAGTCAATTTTACCACGTCAAAAAGTTCAGAGTCACATGAGCAACAAGCAGATTCTCTATCATAAAGTCAGTTCCAGTGGATATGGGCAGCAAAACAGCAGGCCCAGCAG GGAGGGGTTACCTGGTGATAATCTGGAGCCTCTGATGTCCAGTTTGGAGGTTTTGCATTTAGGTCATAATGGCATATCCAACCTGATCAATCTACAGATCGGCAGATTAACTAACCTTAGAGCACTGTTCCTACAAG GGAATGATATCAGTCAGGTGGATGGATTGGATGGTTTGCGAAGACTACGCGAGTTGGTTCTGGATCGAAATCGAATTAAATCTTTGAGTGAGAACTCATTCAGTGGACAGGGAGTTCTGCTAGATTTGCACCTGGCAGAGAATCGCATCCGTGAACTGAACCACCTGCAGCCTCTCAAAGGGCTCCGGAGGCTGTTCTTAGACATGAACAAAATACAG GATACTTTAGAACTGGAGAAACTGGAAGTGCTTCCTTCTCTCATAGAACTGTCTGTAATGGGCAACCCA ATGTGTGTTTTGCAGGTGACACGGCGATCACTGCACAGGCCGCCAGTGGTATTGCATCTGTCTACACTGCAGGTTCTGGATGGCATTACAGTCACACTGGAGGAACGGACTAGAGCAGAGCTTTTAAATAACGAAGCACAG GTTTCTAATTCAGGTGCTGAAATGATGTTACCTGGTTTGGTACCATTGGTGACCAGACCGGCTCCCTTGAGAGGTGCAGTAATACACACAGTCATACCTGATCAAGACGACTCTCACGATACCAGCAGAT aTAAGAAGCAGAGAGCAGTTGCCTCTCTCTTGCGTGGAGTTCAGAGTGACATTAACCTCAGGCAGATCAGAGGATCTTCCAGCCACTACATGACAGCGCTACAGCAGACCGGATTTAGGGTTCTCTCTAACTTCCCTAAAGCTGATCCTGAGACCAg GTATCTGTGTCAGAGTGGAGCCAGgccacctcctcctcctcctcctcctctgtaA